The following is a genomic window from Pectobacterium carotovorum.
CCGGTATATTGATTAACGTGGTAGCGACCCGTCGCGGCATCGTGCCAGGTATCAATCCCGACGACGATGCACTGCACGCCATAACGATCGGCCAGTCGGGTAATCAGCTCTGGGTCGGCCAGCGCTGGTGAGTTGATGGAAATTTTATCCGCGCCGAAAGAGAGGATTTGACCTGCTTCTTCCACGCTTTTAATACCGCCCGCCACGCAAAAGGGAATATCGATGACTTCAGCAACGCGGGATACCCAGCTTTTATCAACCACACGACCGTCGGAAGAGGCGGTGATATCATAAAAAACCAACTCGTCCGCACCTTCCTGCGCGTAGCGCTGCGCCAGCGGCACGATGTCACCGATGATTTCGTGATTGCGGAACTGCACACCTTTGACGACCTGGCCGTTACGCACGTCCAGACAGGGGATTATCCGTTTTGCCAGCATGAAATAGCCTCCGCGACGTTAAATTTACCTTCCAACAGCGCACGACCAACGATAACGCCCTGCACACCGCTACCGCGCAAATTGGCGATATCTTCCAGGTTGCCGATGCCGCCGGATGCCTGAAAGGCGATCTGCGGATAGCGCTGGCTGATTTCACGATAGAGCTCGACGTTGGAACCGCTCAGCGTACCGTCACGGGAAATGTCGGTACACAGCACGTGCTTCAGACCGAACGGCAGATATTGTTCGACGACCTGCTCAAGCGTGGCGTCAGAATTTTCCTGCCAGCCGCTGATAGCGACGAACTTCGTGCCGTTGGCGTCGATACGCACGTCTAGCGCCAGCACCAGCGCTTCTGCCCCGTAGCGGGTGAACCATTGCTGAACGAGTTCTGGTTGTTTCACGGCGGTGGAGCCGATAACGACACGGCTGGCACCAGCTTTTAATAACGCTTCCACGTCCTGTTCGGTGCGGATGCCGCCGCCGATCTGAACCGGTACGCTAACGCCAGCCAACAGCGTGGTTAATAGCGGAATCTGGCGGGCAGAGGGATCTTTTGCACCGGTCAAATCCACCAGGTGCAGCACGCCAGCCCCTTGCTGCTGGTAATCCTGCAAGCGGGGAAGCGGGTCGCTGCCGTACTGGCGCTGTTGGCCATAATCACCCTGATGCAGACGGACAACCTGTCCATCAATCAGATCTAATGCGGGAATAATCATGACGCTCTACATCTCCAGAAAGTTTTTCAGCAGCTGCGCGCCCGCAGCACCAGAACGCTCAGGGTGGAACTGCACGCCAAAGAAATTATCTTTTTCCAGCGCGGCGGTGAACGCTTCACCATAGTTGGCTTGTGCAATCGTGTTTTCGCAGACCGGCATGGCGTAGCTGTGAACGAAATAGAAATAGGCGCCGTCATCTATATCGCGGAACAAACGATGTCCGGCCTTCGGAATGACCTGATTCCAGCCCATGTGCGGCAGCGGCAAGCCGTGGTCAACCATCTTTTGCACTGGCGAATCGACAATCCCCAGCGTGGGGATACCGCCATTTTCGTCGCTGTGTGTGCCCAGTAACTGCATGCCGAGGCAAATACCGAGAACCGGTTGAGTACAGGCTTTAATCAGCGCGATCAGTTCACGCTCTTCCAGTTGATTCATCGCCGCCTGCGCGGTGCCAACGCCCGGCAGAAACAGCTTATCTGCCTGCAGGACTATCTCGGCCTCGCGACTGACTACGGGGGTATACCCCAATCGCTGAACGGCATAGGTTACCGAAGAGAGGTTGGCGCAGCCGGTATCAAGAATGACGACCTTCATCAGAGCACTCCTTTCGAGCTCGGCAGCGTATCACCCTCGACGCGAATTGCCTGGCGCAGCGTGCGCCCGAAGACTTTAAACAGGCTTTCCACGCGGTGATGATCGTTACGCCCCTTGGTTTTCAGGTGCAGCGTACAGGCCATGGAATAAGACAGCGAGCGGAAGAAGTGCTCGACCATTTCCGTGCTCAGGTCGCCCACGCGCTGGTAGCTGAATTCCGCTTTGTA
Proteins encoded in this region:
- the hisH gene encoding imidazole glycerol phosphate synthase subunit HisH — its product is MKVVILDTGCANLSSVTYAVQRLGYTPVVSREAEIVLQADKLFLPGVGTAQAAMNQLEERELIALIKACTQPVLGICLGMQLLGTHSDENGGIPTLGIVDSPVQKMVDHGLPLPHMGWNQVIPKAGHRLFRDIDDGAYFYFVHSYAMPVCENTIAQANYGEAFTAALEKDNFFGVQFHPERSGAAGAQLLKNFLEM
- the hisF gene encoding imidazole glycerol phosphate synthase subunit HisF, with protein sequence MLAKRIIPCLDVRNGQVVKGVQFRNHEIIGDIVPLAQRYAQEGADELVFYDITASSDGRVVDKSWVSRVAEVIDIPFCVAGGIKSVEEAGQILSFGADKISINSPALADPELITRLADRYGVQCIVVGIDTWHDAATGRYHVNQYTGDEARTKVTTWETLDWVKEVQKRGAGEIVLNMMNQDGVRNGYDLHQLNLVRDVCNVPLIASGGAGTMEHFLDAFQTAHVDGALAASVFHKQIINIGELKQYLKQQGVEIRVC
- the hisA gene encoding 1-(5-phosphoribosyl)-5-[(5-phosphoribosylamino)methylideneamino]imidazole-4-carboxamide isomerase, with amino-acid sequence MIIPALDLIDGQVVRLHQGDYGQQRQYGSDPLPRLQDYQQQGAGVLHLVDLTGAKDPSARQIPLLTTLLAGVSVPVQIGGGIRTEQDVEALLKAGASRVVIGSTAVKQPELVQQWFTRYGAEALVLALDVRIDANGTKFVAISGWQENSDATLEQVVEQYLPFGLKHVLCTDISRDGTLSGSNVELYREISQRYPQIAFQASGGIGNLEDIANLRGSGVQGVIVGRALLEGKFNVAEAISCWQNG